Sequence from the Magallana gigas chromosome 4, xbMagGiga1.1, whole genome shotgun sequence genome:
TATACTCAATGTTATTCTAAACCTTTGTTATTATATGAAAAACAAACGAAACTAGGAAAGTGTTAAAGAAATCACGATACTTTTCCATCAACCGCAGTCAGTTTTTGTAAATCAATGTAACAATTTACTTTAGAAATATAAGGTATTGTTAAATAATTGCTAAAGAACGGTTTTAATAGTAAGTTTTAATAAATTACAGATTAAGTTGAGGTGACTGCCAAAACCTATTTGCTActttaaaacattacatttttatattatgtCTTCAatgtttttatagctataaagtGTCTTTTTaggatataaataaaatcagcTGATTATGGATCAATGTCATGGTGCCCAGGATGTGGTACAGTGTCATCTTTGTGACACCATTggcccccctatgtactgtgacttttgtcacGTACATCTGTGTAAAGCGTGTGTCGGGGAACATCTCTCAGATGAATCGAAAGAACATAAAGTGGTGTTATTTAAAAAGCGAGGATCTACAACAGCATGTCCAAAACATTCCGCAAACATAAGCGTACTTTTCTGTACACAATGTGACATTACTATTTGTGCAACATGCGCTTCCTCTGAAGAGCACCGAGgccatttattttttgaaatatctaAAATCTTTGACGGCAAGAAAGAAGTAATCCAGAGAGATTTACAAGAATTAGAGATATCCATTTATCCTAGATTCCAAGAAATTGCTTCGAACATTCCGATCCAGAGAGCTGATTGGAACAAAAACTCCCAAAAATTGTCAATTGCTATCAACGAACATGGAGAAAATTTGCACACAGAaatagatattgctatcaagaGGCTTAAATCTGAACTTGACGAAATCAGTACCAAACAGCTAGATTTCTTAAACAAAcaggaaaatgaaatcaaaggCACCATTTCTGAAATTATACAGAGAATTGCTGATCTGAAGAAATTATTGAACTCCAAAGATGCCAGTCTGGTCTCTGGTTATAAATCTAAAAATGATGTATTCAAAAAATTACCTTCTAACATCACAATTTCTTTACCAACGTTTACCCCTGTGAACGTTAACCAGgaatttatttatcaacaatTTGGTTCTCTCTCAACGCTATTACTGACAGAAAAAGAAACAGGCAACGCAATACAATCTCCTGGTGTTTTTTCCCCTTTGCAATACCGAATTCTTATTGATAAACCACAAGTCGTCACAGAAATAAATACTGAGCAATATGTAGCTAATGTGGCTTGTCAAAGCGATGATGATGTTTGGGTATTTTGGGATAAATACATTAGACT
This genomic interval carries:
- the LOC117682983 gene encoding uncharacterized protein, which translates into the protein MDQCHGAQDVVQCHLCDTIGPPMYCDFCHVHLCKACVGEHLSDESKEHKVVLFKKRGSTTACPKHSANISVLFCTQCDITICATCASSEEHRGHLFFEISKIFDGKKEVIQRDLQELEISIYPRFQEIASNIPIQRADWNKNSQKLSIAINEHGENLHTEIDIAIKRLKSELDEISTKQLDFLNKQENEIKGTISEIIQRIADLKKLLNSKDASLVSGYKSKNDVFKKLPSNITISLPTFTPVNVNQEFIYQQFGSLSTLLLTEKETGNAIQSPGVFSPLQYRILIDKPQVVTEINTEQYVANVACQSDDDVWVFWDKYIRLFNLQGELKQLVQTKSGNVPSDIAVTRTGDLVYTDRDEKTVNIVKGTHIEEIVRLREWRPLNVCSTVSNDLLVFMQKDDRTQSRVVRYSGKTEIQCIQGGSGVGGLYSSRGTFERFKHITENGNLDICVADGDAGAVVVVDQAGKFRFKYTGPSFPLKEAFVPLGITTDSQCQILTVDLLNFRIHILDQDGNFIRYIDNCDLCNPGWLCMDSRGYLLVTESTTGKVKKIKYSM